One genomic region from Limisphaera ngatamarikiensis encodes:
- a CDS encoding sugar phosphate isomerase/epimerase family protein, translated as MKIGFHTDAFNSACWSFEQCLDWARRHDVHYIECGVIDGVSWLHGLGYHPHVALYEDPVLLRRKMDRYGVQFSQVDAAFPLSGQDGPVHGVAYVMKTIAWAAQAGCPCVDTTDGLRPPEGMTESEVMAQMRRCYQQIVRVAEAHKVIVNIEPHGYFTTQPERLAEMLSFCDSPYLRLNMDTGNTYIAGRDPVTFLKLFVSRVSHVHIKDVSESLAGSSRGEMTGIAVSHCPVGRGVNRENIRECLRLLKEAGYQGVLSIECEGAGGPMLEASLEWLRSTLQDLGIPEQSS; from the coding sequence ATGAAGATCGGGTTCCACACCGACGCATTTAACTCGGCGTGCTGGTCCTTCGAACAATGCCTCGACTGGGCACGACGGCACGATGTTCATTACATCGAGTGCGGTGTCATCGATGGGGTCAGTTGGCTCCATGGCCTGGGGTACCACCCCCATGTGGCACTCTACGAGGACCCTGTGCTACTGCGCCGAAAGATGGACCGGTACGGAGTGCAGTTCTCTCAGGTCGACGCGGCATTCCCCCTGTCCGGCCAAGACGGCCCGGTGCACGGTGTGGCCTATGTGATGAAAACCATTGCATGGGCCGCCCAAGCGGGTTGCCCTTGCGTAGACACCACGGATGGTCTTCGTCCCCCGGAAGGCATGACGGAATCGGAGGTCATGGCCCAGATGCGGCGCTGTTATCAGCAGATTGTCCGGGTTGCCGAAGCGCACAAGGTCATCGTTAACATCGAGCCGCACGGGTATTTCACCACGCAACCCGAGCGCCTCGCCGAGATGCTGTCCTTTTGTGACAGCCCCTACCTCCGCTTGAACATGGACACGGGTAATACCTACATCGCAGGGCGGGACCCTGTGACGTTTCTTAAGCTCTTCGTCAGCCGCGTCAGCCATGTCCATATTAAAGACGTATCGGAGTCTTTGGCGGGTTCTTCCCGGGGAGAGATGACCGGCATCGCCGTGAGTCACTGCCCTGTGGGCCGGGGCGTCAACCGGGAAAACATCCGCGAGTGTTTGCGGCTCCTCAAGGAGGCTGGCTATCAAGGCGTGCTGAGCATCGAGTGCGAGGGGGCAGGCGGCCCTATGCTCGAGGCATCGCTTGAGTGGCTGAGAAGCACATTGCAAGACCTCGGGATTCCTGAGCAGTCGAGTTAG